From a region of the Nitrospira sp. genome:
- the pxpB gene encoding 5-oxoprolinase subunit PxpB codes for MMPRIVPLSECAFTVDFGDEISLQTSELVLTFSAAVDQAAFPGVVEVVPTYRSATIYFDPLQIDSTALIKQVQAVIPNKSDAPIHPATTHFIPIWYGGDAGPDLVDVAQQADLTPAETARLHASVTYRVYMLGFSPGFPYLGTVPDRLAVPRLPTPRRQVAAGSVGIAGTQTGIYPQASPGGWHLIGRTPVRLFNLSRPHPFLLAPGDLVQFVSIDEEEFGKLSGNQA; via the coding sequence ATGATGCCGCGAATCGTTCCCTTGAGTGAATGTGCGTTCACCGTGGACTTCGGCGACGAGATCAGTCTGCAGACGAGCGAACTGGTGCTCACATTTTCCGCTGCCGTGGACCAAGCTGCCTTCCCTGGTGTCGTGGAAGTCGTCCCCACCTATCGATCCGCCACCATCTACTTTGACCCGTTACAAATCGATTCGACGGCACTCATCAAGCAGGTGCAGGCAGTCATCCCCAACAAGAGCGACGCGCCTATCCACCCGGCGACCACACATTTCATTCCCATTTGGTACGGCGGGGACGCAGGACCAGACTTAGTCGACGTGGCGCAACAGGCCGATCTGACTCCGGCCGAAACCGCCAGGCTCCACGCTTCTGTCACATACCGCGTGTACATGTTGGGATTTAGTCCGGGCTTTCCCTACCTGGGGACCGTGCCGGACCGCTTGGCGGTACCTCGCCTCCCGACACCGCGGAGACAGGTTGCCGCTGGCTCCGTCGGCATCGCAGGAACGCAAACCGGCATCTACCCACAGGCCAGTCCTGGGGGGTGGCACCTCATCGGACGCACTCCGGTTCGCCTCTTTAACCTGAGCAGACCCCACCCGTTCCTCCTTGCTCCTGGCGACCTCGTACAGTTTGTCTCGATCGACGAGGAGGAGTTTGGCAAGCTCTCCGGGAATCAGGCATGA
- a CDS encoding DnaJ domain-containing protein — MPKIDYYRVLGIPRDISDDDIKKAYRKLVFEHHPDRNPHNSKAEEKIREINSAYEVLGDPERRRTYDRLHWGEEPRAEAADPSQILEEMEKKLFDEGRKEVFAVLMKMVPRIKSELALIRERTVAYQGYDTFKEPIVEARGAEVIEEFVTTEMDERKQRLLEVAVQMMVSQAVVARGDEGGIRALRGRLEEAFRKGRINGFAAALELLYERR; from the coding sequence ATGCCAAAAATTGACTATTACCGTGTCCTCGGCATCCCACGGGATATCTCCGATGACGACATCAAAAAAGCCTATCGAAAGCTCGTCTTTGAACATCATCCTGATCGAAATCCACACAATAGCAAGGCCGAAGAAAAGATTCGCGAGATCAACTCCGCCTACGAAGTCCTCGGTGATCCGGAGCGTCGGCGCACCTACGACCGCTTGCACTGGGGGGAGGAGCCCAGGGCCGAAGCCGCCGATCCTTCTCAGATTCTTGAGGAGATGGAGAAGAAATTGTTCGACGAGGGGCGGAAGGAGGTCTTTGCGGTCCTCATGAAGATGGTGCCCAGAATTAAATCGGAACTCGCTCTCATTCGCGAGCGTACCGTGGCGTATCAGGGCTATGACACGTTCAAGGAACCGATCGTCGAGGCGCGCGGCGCAGAAGTGATCGAGGAATTCGTGACGACGGAAATGGATGAGCGTAAGCAGCGCTTGCTCGAAGTGGCAGTGCAAATGATGGTCTCGCAGGCGGTCGTCGCGCGAGGCGATGAGGGCGGGATACGAGCGTTACGGGGGCGTCTGGAGGAGGCGTTTCGAAAAGGCCGGATCAACGGTTTTGCTGCCGCGCTGGAATTGCTCTACGAGCGGAGGTAG
- a CDS encoding amidohydrolase family protein, with product MITAIRHIRILDGLGGRLEQGTLMIDNTRILAAGPERAVRIPKGARRLDGRGLTVLPGLIDCHVHFCLGAEADVVAAVEGESSSVTLLKAAEQARRTLQAGFTTVRDVGFRDHAVFALKHAIAARLTPGPRILAAGLAICMPGGHARFIGREADGVEAVRAAVQDQLNAGAEVIKVIASGGVLTPGTSPDDAQMTVEELQAAVAVAAAQGRHVAAHAHGATGMKNALRAGVHSIEHATLMDDEAAGMMSRQGVYMVPTLSALATTAACPTGCGIPDSARSKAKNMVKQHEKSFRAAVRRGVPIALGTDAGTPFNHHGDNAQELERMVALGMTPMNAIMTSTSAAARLLRLSEHIGTIEVGKQADLLFVEGNPLRTIGVLMKQERIAGVMQGGRFVAGPLSQV from the coding sequence ATGATTACGGCAATCCGGCACATCCGAATCCTCGACGGCCTCGGCGGGCGGCTTGAACAGGGCACCCTCATGATCGACAATACCCGCATCCTGGCGGCCGGACCCGAGCGCGCCGTCCGTATCCCCAAGGGCGCGCGCCGTCTCGATGGCCGTGGCCTCACCGTCCTCCCGGGACTCATCGACTGCCATGTTCACTTCTGCCTGGGCGCCGAAGCCGATGTGGTGGCGGCGGTCGAAGGAGAATCTTCCTCCGTCACGCTACTCAAGGCCGCTGAACAGGCTCGTCGCACGCTGCAGGCCGGATTTACCACTGTGCGCGACGTGGGGTTTCGCGACCATGCCGTCTTTGCACTGAAGCATGCCATTGCCGCAAGGCTGACGCCGGGGCCGCGCATTCTGGCTGCCGGACTGGCCATCTGCATGCCGGGGGGACACGCACGCTTCATCGGTCGCGAAGCAGACGGCGTGGAAGCCGTCCGAGCCGCCGTGCAAGATCAACTCAATGCCGGAGCGGAAGTGATTAAAGTCATTGCCTCCGGCGGTGTACTGACACCCGGCACCTCACCGGACGACGCCCAAATGACCGTCGAAGAGCTGCAGGCCGCCGTCGCCGTCGCCGCCGCACAGGGACGGCATGTCGCCGCCCATGCGCACGGAGCCACCGGGATGAAGAATGCCCTGCGGGCCGGGGTGCACTCAATCGAGCACGCCACGCTAATGGACGACGAGGCTGCCGGAATGATGAGCCGACAAGGGGTCTACATGGTGCCGACCCTGTCCGCACTTGCAACAACAGCCGCCTGCCCGACCGGCTGCGGTATTCCGGACAGCGCCCGCTCCAAAGCGAAGAATATGGTGAAGCAACACGAGAAGAGCTTCCGCGCGGCCGTGCGACGTGGCGTGCCGATCGCGCTGGGCACCGATGCCGGTACGCCGTTTAATCATCATGGGGACAACGCGCAGGAGCTGGAGCGCATGGTGGCCCTTGGCATGACGCCGATGAACGCGATCATGACCAGCACCTCCGCCGCCGCGCGATTGCTACGGCTATCCGAACACATCGGCACTATCGAGGTGGGAAAACAGGCGGATCTCCTCTTTGTGGAAGGCAATCCCTTGAGAACGATCGGCGTGTTGATGAAACAGGAGCGGATTGCCGGCGTGATGCAAGGCGGGCGCTTCGTGGCGGGTCCCCTCTCGCAGGTGTGA
- a CDS encoding MFS transporter: MGWTHGVTRYQWLVLFVAWLGWVFDAMDATIYAIVLHPALQELLHAEAAHGAVTSELIGWYGGLVFSIFLIGWAIGGIGFGLAADYFGRTKTLIATILIYAIFTGLAAFAQEWWHLAIARFLTALGVGGEWAAGAAIVAETWPEEKRARAAGILQTAWALGFFLAAGCNLLLKDSEWRVLFLVGILPAFVALLVRRWVKEPERWIRAQEREGRSAHTTVMHLSELFSPSLRRDTLVGSTLAFVAVFGLWGATNWAPTLIRTMPDLQDQDPADLTAKVSYAIMALNGGALFGYLGFGPLAERFGRLPVFGLMCFGSLILLPATYFVPHSYAEVLLLLPVLGFFNNGIFSGFPIYLPELYPTRLRATGSGFCFNAGRILASAAPFITGWLVTVLGSFNNAASAIALIYVLGLAILPFATETTGKPLPE, from the coding sequence GTGGGCTGGACACACGGCGTCACCCGATACCAATGGTTGGTCCTGTTCGTCGCCTGGTTAGGCTGGGTGTTCGACGCCATGGACGCCACGATTTACGCGATCGTGCTCCATCCCGCTCTGCAGGAATTGCTCCACGCCGAAGCGGCTCACGGCGCCGTCACATCCGAACTCATCGGCTGGTACGGCGGCCTGGTCTTTTCTATTTTTTTGATCGGCTGGGCCATCGGAGGGATCGGCTTCGGACTTGCCGCTGACTATTTCGGCCGCACCAAGACGTTGATTGCCACCATCTTGATTTATGCGATCTTCACCGGCCTGGCCGCCTTCGCCCAAGAGTGGTGGCACCTGGCGATTGCCCGCTTTCTCACGGCGCTTGGCGTCGGGGGAGAATGGGCGGCGGGCGCAGCCATCGTGGCCGAAACGTGGCCTGAAGAGAAACGCGCCAGGGCGGCCGGGATCTTACAGACAGCCTGGGCCTTGGGCTTTTTCCTTGCCGCCGGGTGCAACCTCCTGTTGAAAGATTCCGAATGGCGGGTGCTGTTCCTGGTCGGCATTCTGCCGGCATTTGTGGCATTGCTCGTCCGCCGGTGGGTGAAAGAACCGGAGCGCTGGATACGGGCACAAGAACGGGAGGGGCGTTCAGCCCATACGACGGTGATGCACCTGTCTGAATTGTTCAGCCCGTCCCTTCGCCGCGATACGCTGGTGGGCTCCACCTTGGCTTTCGTGGCGGTCTTCGGCCTCTGGGGCGCAACCAATTGGGCCCCGACCCTCATCCGCACCATGCCAGATCTGCAGGACCAGGATCCCGCCGACCTCACGGCCAAGGTGAGTTACGCCATCATGGCGCTGAACGGGGGGGCTCTGTTTGGCTATCTCGGGTTCGGGCCGCTGGCTGAACGGTTTGGCCGCCTGCCCGTCTTCGGCCTGATGTGCTTCGGCAGTCTCATTCTGCTGCCGGCCACCTATTTTGTGCCCCACAGCTATGCGGAAGTGCTGCTCTTGTTGCCGGTCCTCGGATTTTTCAACAACGGCATCTTCAGTGGATTTCCTATCTACCTTCCCGAGCTGTACCCGACGCGCCTCCGAGCCACAGGGTCCGGCTTCTGTTTTAACGCAGGCCGCATACTCGCCTCCGCAGCACCGTTCATCACCGGCTGGCTCGTCACAGTACTCGGTTCATTCAACAACGCCGCCAGTGCCATCGCATTGATCTACGTGTTAGGCTTGGCCATACTTCCATTCGCAACCGAAACCACAGGGAAACCCTTACCAGAGTGA
- a CDS encoding biotin-dependent carboxyltransferase family protein, protein MSPNHSTIHVLRPGLFTTIQDLGRRGYQRFGVSVSGAMDPWALTVGNRLVSNPDRAAGLEITLQGPELFFEHRLSIAITGADLSPTCDGHALPMWTVVTMQAGSRLQFGVRRRGTRAYLAVAGGIDTPVQLGSRATHVRSRLGGLAGGPLRKADRLVVRSPAQARDGHALPPAHHPHYSTSPTVRVMPGPQVGHFIEEALERLTRGPYRVTSESDRMGYRLEGMALPHRTSADIISEAVSIGSIQVPPNRQPILLMADCQPTGGYTKLATMIGADRHLAAQVGPGDSLSFMVVTAKEASELFRSLHAELDRLLPPQNG, encoded by the coding sequence ATGTCGCCTAACCACTCGACCATTCATGTCTTGCGCCCCGGGCTGTTCACCACGATTCAAGATCTCGGACGCCGTGGCTATCAGCGTTTCGGCGTGTCGGTGAGCGGCGCGATGGATCCCTGGGCGTTGACAGTCGGCAATCGCCTGGTCAGCAACCCCGACCGCGCCGCCGGCCTGGAAATTACGTTGCAAGGCCCTGAACTCTTCTTCGAACACCGTCTGTCCATCGCGATCACAGGAGCGGACCTCTCACCGACATGCGATGGCCACGCACTCCCCATGTGGACCGTCGTGACCATGCAGGCAGGAAGCCGATTGCAGTTCGGCGTCCGCAGACGAGGCACCCGCGCCTACCTGGCGGTAGCCGGCGGCATCGACACACCGGTTCAACTCGGGAGCCGCGCAACGCATGTCCGGAGCAGACTGGGCGGACTCGCAGGAGGTCCGCTAAGAAAGGCCGACCGGCTTGTAGTGAGATCGCCCGCGCAGGCGCGAGACGGCCATGCGCTCCCGCCTGCACATCACCCCCACTATTCCACCTCCCCCACCGTGCGCGTGATGCCAGGACCGCAGGTCGGTCACTTTATCGAGGAAGCACTAGAGCGGCTGACGAGAGGCCCCTATCGCGTGACCTCGGAATCAGATCGCATGGGGTACAGACTGGAAGGAATGGCATTGCCGCATCGCACCTCGGCCGACATCATCTCGGAAGCTGTCAGCATCGGGAGCATCCAAGTGCCGCCGAACCGGCAACCGATTTTACTGATGGCTGACTGTCAACCGACAGGCGGGTATACAAAACTGGCGACGATGATCGGTGCCGACCGCCACCTCGCCGCCCAGGTGGGACCGGGGGACAGCCTCTCATTTATGGTGGTCACTGCGAAGGAGGCATCTGAACTATTTCGGTCGTTGCATGCCGAACTTGACCGGCTACTACCTCCGCAGAATGGCTGA
- a CDS encoding DUF3365 domain-containing protein yields the protein MSRNGLWIVAAGVAGFVAAVTYWIIALAVAESRKTDMIAPERVTSFIHAVIDANRANYTQNVVDKLHTQGVVEALEHWKEEKGLPLPAQFLLESGRLVAQKDMKLSFRLASLTPIYVWNGPNSEFERRGLEVVMKSPEKPFTGFYQQAGVRYFQGIYADRAVSESCVACHNGHANSPRRDYKLNDIMGGVIVTIPISEAP from the coding sequence ATGAGTCGAAACGGATTGTGGATTGTGGCGGCAGGCGTAGCCGGCTTCGTCGCGGCGGTGACCTACTGGATCATCGCCCTGGCCGTCGCCGAATCGCGAAAGACAGATATGATCGCACCGGAGCGCGTGACCAGTTTCATTCACGCCGTGATCGACGCCAATCGCGCCAACTACACACAAAACGTCGTCGACAAGCTGCACACACAGGGCGTCGTCGAGGCGCTCGAACATTGGAAAGAAGAGAAGGGGCTTCCGTTGCCCGCCCAATTTCTCCTCGAATCGGGCCGGCTCGTGGCACAAAAGGATATGAAGCTGAGCTTCCGCCTGGCGAGCCTTACCCCCATCTACGTCTGGAACGGACCGAACAGCGAATTCGAACGGCGCGGCCTGGAAGTCGTTATGAAGTCACCGGAAAAACCGTTCACCGGCTTCTACCAACAAGCCGGCGTTCGGTATTTTCAAGGGATCTACGCCGACCGTGCGGTATCGGAAAGTTGTGTGGCCTGTCATAACGGGCATGCCAATAGCCCGCGCCGCGACTACAAACTGAACGACATCATGGGCGGCGTCATCGTCACCATTCCGATCAGCGAGGCTCCATGA
- a CDS encoding LamB/YcsF family protein, with amino-acid sequence MTQTRRIDLNCDLGEAITPEQLDVEAHLMAHVTSVNIACGAHAGDAALMRHTVRMAHQHHLAIGAHPGLPDRESQGRREQALPPTFVEELIVSQVGTLMAISQEEGVSLTHVKPHGALYNMAARDRVVADAIASALIRINRRLILVGLAGSELIAAGSAHGLRVAAEGFADRGYQANGRLVPRGQPGAIIHDEALVIERARSLAMDDRLTAIDGSRLHTHIHTLCLHGDTPDAVRLARAVRVMFDQAGLPVLRVDHVA; translated from the coding sequence ATGACGCAGACACGCCGCATCGATCTGAATTGCGACCTCGGCGAAGCCATCACGCCCGAGCAACTCGATGTGGAAGCACACCTCATGGCCCACGTCACCTCGGTCAATATCGCCTGCGGAGCCCATGCGGGCGATGCAGCACTGATGCGGCACACTGTCCGAATGGCCCATCAGCACCACTTGGCCATCGGCGCGCACCCTGGACTCCCCGATCGCGAATCCCAAGGACGCCGGGAGCAAGCGTTACCCCCAACATTCGTGGAGGAGCTCATTGTTTCCCAAGTCGGCACACTGATGGCCATCAGCCAGGAGGAAGGCGTCAGCCTCACACACGTGAAGCCGCACGGAGCCCTCTACAACATGGCGGCACGAGACCGCGTGGTCGCGGATGCCATTGCCAGCGCACTCATACGAATTAACCGCCGATTGATTCTCGTGGGGCTGGCTGGGTCTGAATTGATCGCCGCCGGATCGGCGCACGGGCTTCGAGTCGCTGCTGAAGGGTTTGCCGATCGGGGATACCAAGCCAACGGCCGCCTGGTACCCCGAGGGCAACCAGGCGCGATTATTCACGATGAAGCCCTGGTGATCGAACGGGCACGATCGCTTGCCATGGACGACCGTCTCACGGCCATCGACGGCTCAAGGCTTCACACCCACATCCACACACTCTGCCTGCACGGGGACACTCCAGATGCCGTGCGTCTGGCCCGTGCGGTGCGGGTCATGTTCGACCAGGCAGGACTGCCCGTTCTCCGTGTGGACCATGTCGCCTAA